A section of the Paenibacillus yonginensis genome encodes:
- a CDS encoding ABC transporter permease: protein MFLAIREIRHAKARYVLLLVIMLLVTFLVLFVTGLARGLAYANASSVENMPARYLLLQQNSDNRFSRSQLDSSSIRQAQAAIGQEHAASLGVRMGTITVDGGIVKTDIAIFGIDPDGLLAPEAVEGTPLRAAEEGEVLADSRLKEAGVKLGSLIKDQSSGLSWKVGGFTDDASYSHAPVVYINLTDWSKLNGGAAVYNAIAIQGSREAADAAAATLKDVDLITKKEAISAIPGYSAEQASLTMMIAFLFVIAAFVLTVFAYVMTLQKTSQFGVLKAIGVKTGYLAGSVLLQMVLLSVVSVAVGLALTWGMALALPSGMPFMLEPGVMAGTALLMIVVSAAGALVSALRVAKIDALDAIGRVA, encoded by the coding sequence ATGTTTTTAGCGATCAGGGAAATCCGGCATGCTAAAGCGCGTTACGTGCTGCTGCTGGTTATTATGCTGCTGGTCACCTTTCTAGTTTTATTTGTAACGGGTTTGGCCCGGGGGCTGGCTTACGCCAACGCTTCTTCCGTGGAAAATATGCCTGCCCGCTATTTGCTGCTTCAACAAAATTCGGATAACCGGTTCAGCCGTTCGCAGCTGGATTCGTCTTCGATCCGGCAGGCCCAGGCGGCGATTGGACAGGAGCATGCCGCTTCACTGGGCGTCCGCATGGGGACGATCACGGTTGACGGGGGCATCGTCAAGACGGATATTGCCATCTTCGGAATCGATCCGGACGGTCTGCTGGCGCCAGAGGCTGTTGAGGGAACGCCGCTCCGCGCAGCAGAAGAAGGAGAAGTGCTGGCGGACAGCAGGCTCAAGGAAGCTGGCGTCAAGCTGGGCAGCTTGATCAAGGATCAAAGCAGCGGCTTATCCTGGAAGGTGGGCGGGTTCACCGACGACGCCTCTTACAGCCATGCTCCGGTTGTCTATATAAACTTGACGGACTGGAGCAAGCTGAACGGCGGGGCCGCGGTTTATAACGCCATTGCCATCCAGGGCAGCCGGGAAGCGGCGGATGCCGCTGCCGCGACACTGAAAGACGTGGACCTGATTACAAAAAAAGAGGCCATCTCCGCCATTCCGGGTTATTCGGCTGAACAGGCGTCTTTAACGATGATGATTGCCTTTTTGTTTGTGATCGCCGCTTTTGTGTTAACGGTATTCGCTTATGTCATGACCCTTCAGAAAACAAGTCAATTCGGTGTGCTGAAAGCAATCGGCGTAAAAACCGGCTATCTGGCAGGCAGCGTTCTGCTGCAGATGGTGCTGCTGTCTGTGGTCAGCGTGGCGGTTGGCCTTGCTTTGACCTGGGGGATGGCGCTCGCGCTGCCTTCGGGCATGCCGTTTATGCTTGAACCGGGCGTGATGGCGGGAACCGCGCTGCTTATGATTGTTGTCTCTGCGGCCGGAGCTTTAGTGTCGGCGCTCAGGGTCGCCAAAATTGATGCGCTCGATGCGATCGGGAGGGTTGCCTAA
- a CDS encoding response regulator transcription factor has product MKKLLIADDDAHIRTLLRHFLTAEGYSVVEAKDGQEAMDKLAAEGLDLAVVDVMMPKVDGLELCGHIREHYDIPVILLTAREQLADKEQGYRQGTDDYVTKPFEPEELLFRIQALFRRYSLASKERIRLGPLMIDRRNYEIRDGDAVMLLPRKEFELLAQLAQFVGRLFGRDELIRLVWGGDYAGDERTVDVHVKRLRQRFADYESIFHIQTVRGLGYKLEVSEGNRNPD; this is encoded by the coding sequence ATGAAAAAACTTCTGATCGCGGACGACGATGCGCACATTCGTACCCTGCTGAGGCATTTTCTGACCGCGGAAGGCTACAGCGTGGTTGAAGCCAAAGACGGACAGGAGGCTATGGACAAGCTGGCGGCCGAGGGCCTCGATCTGGCCGTTGTTGACGTCATGATGCCCAAAGTGGATGGACTTGAATTGTGCGGCCATATCCGGGAGCACTACGATATTCCGGTCATTCTGCTGACGGCTCGGGAGCAGCTGGCGGACAAAGAGCAAGGCTACCGTCAGGGTACGGATGATTATGTAACCAAGCCTTTTGAGCCGGAGGAGCTGCTGTTCCGCATCCAGGCGTTGTTCCGGCGTTATTCGCTTGCGTCGAAAGAACGCATCAGGCTGGGGCCGCTGATGATCGACCGGAGAAACTACGAAATCCGGGACGGGGACGCGGTTATGCTGCTGCCGCGCAAGGAATTCGAACTGCTTGCCCAGCTGGCCCAATTTGTCGGACGGTTATTTGGAAGGGATGAGCTGATCCGCTTGGTTTGGGGCGGCGATTACGCAGGCGATGAGCGGACGGTGGACGTTCATGTGAAACGGCTGCGCCAGCGTTTTGCGGATTATGAGTCTATCTTTCACATTCAGACGGTCCGAGGGCTTGGTTACAAGCTGGAGGTTTCCGAAGGGAACAGAAATCCGGATTGA
- a CDS encoding AraC family transcriptional regulator — MDPKTLQPWFDKRELLERLDITVPWGHYELRVLRFHLTSFPAGRVVGFHNHAEFEFHFIPSGKGKVIFGDGEDGQEHALSEEMLYLTPPGVMHHQEADAAEAMDEFCLHVDIAEKRRAGVDPWEIAEAQECVEKLRSLPLAPTLDTHKAMDCFLEAYALCDAKLPGYYTSIKHLVIGILLKTVRAYVPEGIQTESEAPRRDMLTYRYQYAIQFMEANHASPITLENVAERLNISSRQLQRIFNQACPDKTFSKALENIRLKAVCRKLEDGALTVEQIAQSEGFNHVTYLHNVFRKRIGMTPAAYRRTLQEKRG, encoded by the coding sequence ATGGACCCTAAAACCTTACAACCTTGGTTTGACAAACGGGAACTGCTGGAGCGGCTCGACATCACCGTCCCGTGGGGACATTATGAACTTCGGGTGCTCCGTTTCCACCTGACTTCTTTTCCGGCAGGCCGGGTTGTGGGGTTCCATAATCATGCCGAATTTGAATTTCATTTCATTCCGTCCGGGAAAGGCAAAGTGATCTTCGGGGACGGGGAGGATGGGCAGGAGCATGCCCTGTCGGAGGAGATGCTATACCTGACGCCTCCCGGCGTCATGCATCACCAGGAAGCGGACGCGGCGGAAGCGATGGACGAATTCTGCCTGCACGTCGATATTGCGGAGAAACGCCGCGCCGGCGTGGACCCTTGGGAAATCGCGGAAGCGCAGGAATGCGTGGAGAAGCTCAGGAGCCTGCCGCTTGCGCCAACCCTGGATACGCACAAAGCGATGGATTGTTTCCTTGAAGCTTATGCGTTATGCGACGCCAAGCTGCCCGGCTATTACACCTCCATCAAACATCTGGTGATCGGCATCCTGCTCAAGACCGTCAGGGCTTATGTACCGGAAGGGATTCAGACGGAATCGGAGGCGCCGAGACGCGACATGCTCACCTACCGCTATCAATACGCTATTCAGTTTATGGAAGCGAACCATGCTTCACCGATTACGCTGGAGAACGTGGCGGAAAGGCTGAACATCAGCTCACGTCAGCTGCAGCGGATTTTTAACCAGGCCTGCCCGGACAAAACGTTCAGCAAAGCGCTGGAAAATATCCGGCTCAAGGCGGTCTGCCGCAAGCTTGAAGACGGAGCACTGACGGTGGAGCAGATCGCCCAGTCGGAAGGGTTTAACCATGTAACCTATTTGCATAATGTGTTTCGGAAAAGAATCGGCATGACCCCTGCGGCTTACCGCAGAACTTTACAAGAGAAGCGAGGATGA
- a CDS encoding Gfo/Idh/MocA family protein, translating into MSVRVGIISYWHVHAWDYTKQAQSHPDVEIAAVWDELPERGQEAAGRLGVPFIASLDELLGREDIDGVVVVTPTNRHREVMVAAAKAGKHIFTEKVIAATTKELNEILREVENQKIKFTVSLPRLNDGYTLAIQDILSRNPIGQITYVRVRLSHNGATAGWLPEHFYNLEQAQGGALIDLGCHPMYLTNLFLGQPITGVSANFGYVTGKDVEDNAVATLYTASGAIGVVEAGFVNNHSPFTIEIHGTEGTLLYGTPEPKLLLRTSREVEGVDPKAKESWVELPLKPNRESAFDQWVAHIQKDTAASENIAAAVQLTSLMEAANLSAAEKRIVTLEELEG; encoded by the coding sequence ATGAGCGTCAGAGTCGGAATCATCAGCTATTGGCACGTGCACGCCTGGGACTATACGAAACAGGCGCAGTCGCATCCGGATGTGGAGATTGCCGCGGTATGGGATGAACTTCCCGAGCGGGGACAAGAGGCGGCCGGGCGGCTGGGCGTTCCTTTCATCGCCTCTCTGGATGAGCTGCTGGGCCGGGAAGATATCGACGGCGTGGTTGTCGTTACGCCGACCAACCGGCACCGCGAGGTTATGGTGGCCGCTGCGAAGGCGGGCAAACATATTTTTACGGAGAAAGTCATTGCCGCTACAACTAAAGAATTGAACGAAATTTTGCGGGAAGTTGAAAACCAGAAGATCAAGTTTACGGTTTCCTTGCCCCGCTTGAACGATGGTTATACATTAGCCATTCAGGATATTTTGAGCCGGAACCCGATTGGGCAGATTACATACGTCAGAGTGCGCTTGTCGCACAACGGGGCAACGGCGGGATGGCTTCCTGAGCATTTTTACAATTTGGAGCAGGCACAAGGCGGTGCGCTTATCGATTTGGGCTGTCACCCGATGTATCTGACGAACTTGTTCCTGGGGCAGCCGATTACGGGCGTCAGCGCGAATTTTGGCTATGTTACAGGCAAGGACGTAGAGGACAACGCAGTAGCGACCCTCTACACGGCTTCCGGAGCGATCGGCGTCGTCGAAGCGGGATTCGTCAATAACCATTCTCCGTTTACGATCGAGATTCACGGCACCGAAGGCACGCTGCTGTATGGAACGCCGGAACCGAAGCTGCTGCTCAGAACGAGCCGGGAAGTGGAAGGCGTAGATCCGAAGGCGAAGGAGAGCTGGGTAGAGCTGCCTCTTAAGCCTAACCGGGAAAGCGCCTTTGACCAGTGGGTGGCCCATATTCAGAAAGACACGGCAGCTTCGGAAAATATCGCGGCGGCCGTCCAGCTGACTTCGCTGATGGAAGCAGCCAACCTTTCGGCGGCAGAGAAACGGATCGTCACACTGGAAGAGCTGGAAGGCTGA
- a CDS encoding sensor histidine kinase, with the protein MKSLYLRICMVTLSTIIVSSLCGFLVSNIYYHAKLKPFNDAKLSRMLDQVRLFLEQEAADTAGSPGPGITSDADKYLQSVGALGYELYLTNGTGKDRYYGGKFRVTDLKEQQVKSVLAGQAYHGVANFPGGPLITGFFENRLTNTVGAKVMIGGQNYALFMRPDTKAQFGELRSFFAMILLFTVLFSILLFLIATGHVVRPVTRLTEATKAIASGRYDIKLHTRRRDEIGQLATHFERMSREIQRSDQSRKEFVSNVSHEIQSPLASIQGFAAALRKQGSSPEEQEHYLSIIEQETRRLASLSKQLLTLSMLDDKQAEGFAAEPVLLREQLRQAAQVLEYPLAEKEIALLLNMPELTAAGNGGLLYQVWMNLLANAVKFTPSGGTIKVRAWKEGEWCKVAVTDSGEGIAAEELPLVFDRFYKTDKSRERTSSGTGLGLSIVRKIITLHKGTIEVESTVGEGSTFTVSLPAFVN; encoded by the coding sequence ATGAAATCTTTATACCTACGCATCTGTATGGTCACGCTGTCTACCATTATCGTCAGCAGCCTGTGCGGTTTTTTGGTATCCAACATTTATTATCATGCCAAATTGAAGCCTTTCAACGACGCCAAGCTTTCCCGCATGCTGGATCAGGTCCGCTTGTTTCTGGAGCAGGAGGCTGCGGACACGGCGGGTTCGCCTGGGCCGGGCATAACGTCTGACGCGGACAAATACCTGCAGAGCGTGGGAGCGCTGGGTTACGAGCTGTATTTGACGAACGGTACCGGAAAGGACCGTTACTACGGAGGGAAATTCCGGGTCACCGATCTCAAAGAGCAGCAGGTGAAGTCGGTTTTGGCCGGACAAGCCTATCACGGGGTGGCCAACTTCCCCGGCGGACCGCTGATTACCGGGTTCTTCGAGAACAGGCTCACCAACACGGTAGGCGCCAAGGTTATGATCGGCGGCCAGAATTACGCGCTGTTTATGCGGCCTGATACAAAAGCCCAGTTCGGCGAGCTGCGGAGCTTTTTTGCGATGATTCTCCTGTTTACGGTCCTGTTCAGCATCCTGCTGTTTCTGATCGCGACGGGACATGTCGTTCGTCCAGTCACCCGGCTGACGGAGGCAACCAAAGCGATCGCGAGCGGAAGATACGACATCAAGCTGCACACCAGACGCCGCGATGAAATCGGGCAGCTCGCCACCCATTTTGAAAGAATGAGCCGGGAGATTCAGCGCTCCGACCAGTCGCGCAAAGAATTTGTGTCCAATGTTTCGCATGAAATCCAGTCTCCGCTGGCTTCCATTCAGGGATTTGCGGCAGCCCTAAGGAAGCAGGGGTCCTCGCCGGAGGAACAGGAGCATTATTTAAGCATCATCGAGCAGGAAACCCGGCGTTTAGCCTCCCTGAGCAAACAGCTGCTGACCTTGTCCATGCTGGATGACAAACAGGCGGAAGGTTTTGCGGCGGAACCAGTCCTTTTGCGGGAGCAGCTGAGACAGGCTGCCCAGGTGCTGGAATATCCGCTGGCCGAGAAGGAGATTGCGCTGCTGCTTAACATGCCGGAGCTGACGGCTGCCGGCAACGGCGGACTGCTGTACCAGGTCTGGATGAACCTGCTGGCGAATGCGGTGAAGTTTACGCCGAGCGGCGGAACGATCAAAGTCCGGGCCTGGAAAGAAGGCGAATGGTGCAAGGTTGCGGTAACGGATTCCGGGGAAGGCATCGCAGCCGAGGAGCTGCCGCTGGTGTTCGACCGGTTTTATAAAACGGATAAATCAAGAGAACGTACGTCAAGCGGAACTGGTTTGGGGCTTTCCATCGTCCGTAAAATCATCACCCTTCATAAAGGCACGATCGAAGTGGAGAGCACCGTTGGGGAAGGCAGCACCTTTACGGTATCGCTCCCCGCATTTGTAAACTGA
- a CDS encoding ABC transporter ATP-binding protein: protein MTTMLKLNRVTRTFGDGDSTITILDELSFEVKEGEFVAVLGPSGSGKSTFLSIAGALLTPTSGEVTINGRTLAGLNGRELSDLRLREIGFMFQSANLVPYLKVEEQLQFVARLAGMNKREARRRADELLERLGLRHRAGFYPEKLSGGEKQRAAIARAWMNQPSILLADEPTASLDAARGDTVVRMIANEVKAQRKAAVMVTHDERMLHYCDRVLHLQDGKLV, encoded by the coding sequence ATGACAACGATGTTGAAGCTGAACCGGGTAACCCGGACCTTTGGCGACGGCGATTCCACGATTACGATTTTGGACGAACTGTCTTTTGAAGTAAAAGAAGGGGAATTTGTGGCGGTGCTTGGGCCCTCCGGCTCGGGGAAAAGCACCTTCCTGTCCATCGCCGGGGCCCTGCTGACCCCGACCTCGGGCGAAGTTACGATCAACGGAAGAACGCTTGCAGGCTTGAACGGACGGGAATTGTCCGATCTCCGCCTGCGGGAAATCGGGTTTATGTTCCAAAGCGCCAACCTGGTGCCTTATTTGAAGGTGGAGGAGCAGCTGCAGTTCGTCGCCAGGCTGGCCGGCATGAACAAACGTGAAGCCCGGCGCCGCGCGGATGAGCTGCTGGAGCGGCTTGGACTTCGGCATCGCGCCGGGTTTTACCCGGAGAAGCTGTCCGGCGGCGAGAAGCAGCGGGCCGCGATTGCCCGCGCCTGGATGAATCAGCCTTCGATCCTGCTGGCGGACGAGCCGACGGCCAGCCTGGATGCCGCACGCGGCGATACGGTCGTGCGCATGATCGCCAATGAGGTGAAGGCGCAGCGCAAGGCAGCCGTCATGGTTACCCATGACGAGCGGATGCTCCATTACTGCGACCGGGTGCTGCATTTGCAGGACGGGAAGCTGGTTTAG